TCTGCCATTAAGCCGAAGGCTGCTCTTTTCCTGGGCAAATGCGGTGGCTTGAAGAAAGCCAAACTAGGCGATTTGATTTTGCCTATTGCGGCCATCAGAGGCGAGGGAACGTCCAATGACTACCTTCCACCTGAAATTCCGGCCCTGCCTTCGTTCCGTTTGCAGCGCGCGGTTTCTTCCATGATCAAAAAGCACGAACTGGACTATTGGACCGGCACCGTATACACCACCAACCGCCGCGTATGGGAGCACGATGAGAAGTTCAAGGAATACCTGCGTTCTATCAGAGCCTTGGGCGTGGACATGGAAACGGCTACCATTTTTGTGGTGGGCTTCATCAATGAAATTCCGCACGGAGCGTTGTTGCTGGTGTCTGACAACCCAATGACGCCAGACGGCGTGAAAACCTCTGAAAGTGACCTGCGCGTGACCGCCGACTATGTGACCAAGCACTTACAGATAGGCATTGACTCTTTGTTGGAGCTTAGAGACTCAGGCGAGTCTGTGAAACACTTGCGCTATGACTAAGAAGATTTCACACTGGGGCCTGGGGGTCCTGCTGTGCGCCTCCCTCCTGTCCAGCTGCCAACGCAACGCAGGTGACCAGGCAGATTTGCTGGTGTACAATGCCAACGTGTATACCGTAGATGACCAGTTTGCCAAGGCGGAGGCTATTGCGGTAAAAGACGGAAAGATTTTGGCCGTGGGCACCACTAACGACCTCCGGAAGAAATACAAGGCCACCGAAGAGGTAGATGCTCAGGGCAAATCTCTGTACCCGGGCTTCATTGATGCGCATGCCCACTTTGTAGGCTATGCTACCAACCAGCGCGAAGCAGACCTGGTGGGCACCACTTCTTTTGCTGAGGTTGTGCAGCGCCTGCAGGCCCACAGAAAAGAATATCCATCGTCGGCGTGGTTAACCGGCAGAGGCTGGGATCAGAACGACTGGCAGGTTAAGCAGTTTCCTACCAAAGACACGCTGGACAAGCTTTTCCCTGACACGCCGGTCATTATTGAGCGCGTAGACGGCCACGCCTCCCTGGCTAATCAAAAGGCTTTGGATCTGGCGGGCATTACCACGTCAACGCCTGTGCAGGGTGGCAAGATTGAGCAGCAGAACGGCAAGCTCACTGGTATTTTGGTAGACCGCGCCGCAGACCAGGTGGTGGCTAAAATCCCTACGCCTACTGTGGCAGAATACACGCAGGTGTTAAAAGAGGCTGAGCAGAATCTCTTTGCCGTTGGCTTGACGTCTGTGGTAGACGCTGGCTTGCCTAAATCTGCGGTGAACCTGATTGACTCGCTGCAAAAGAAAAACGAGTTGAAGATACGGGTGTACGCCATGCTCAACCCGTCCAAAGAGAACCGAGACCATTATTTTAAGAGCGGCCCGTACAGCACAGACCGTTTAACGGTGAAGGCATTTAAGGTATATGCAGACGGCGCCCTGGGCTCCCGTGGCGCCTGTCTGTTGCATCCGTACACAGACCGCCCCGGTGAGACAGGATTCTTGTTACAAACCGTGCAGGAGTACAAAGACCTGGCGGCTGAGATTTACAAGACAGATTTCCAGATGAACACCCACGCCATCGGGGATTCTGCCAACCGCGTCATTTTGCAGATTTACGGCAATCTGCTCAAAGGCAAGAATGACCGCCGCTGGCGCATTGAGCACGCGCAGGTGGTCAACCCAGTGGATGTGCCTTTGTTTGGCAAGTATAGCATTCTGCCATCGGTGCAGCCAACGCACGCAACATCAGACATGTACTGGGCCGGGGAGCGCTTGGGCATGGATAGGTTGAAACACGCCTATGCTTTCAAGGCGCTGTTACAGCAGAACAACATGATTCCGCTGGGTTCAGACTTTCCGGTGGAGCACATCAATCCCTTGTATGGTTTCCATGCGGCAGTGGCCCGCCAAGACGCTAAAAACTACCCTAAAGGCGGCTTCCAGATGGATAATGCCCTGACCAGGGAAGAAGCTTTGCGAGGCACCACTATTTGGGCCGCGTTCGCTAACTTTGAGGAAAAACAGAAAGGCAGCCTGGAACCAGGTAAGGTAGCCGACTTTGTGATTCTGGAGAAGGACATCATGACGGTGGCCCCAGAAGAACTGAGAGATGTGAAAGTGCTTTCTACGTATGTAAACGGAGAGAAAGTCTACGGCAAGAAGTAGTACCGTTTTTCACCTGTTTTCCAGAAAATAAGCCAAAAACGCCAACCTCTACCGGTTGGCGTTTTTATTTTAGTTTAATTCGGCCTTAGAATTTCATGTTGTAATCGGCGGATAATTTGTCCTCGTTTTTTTGGATAGACATGCGGTTGAATCTGGAATGCGTAAGGACACCAGAGGATATATGCTCTATGAAGATGTCAACAAATTGAACCTGGACAATTATACTTTTTAAGTTCGCTTTCGAGGAGATTCACTTAAAGTTAGATACAAAACAGCCTCTGTTTTTGGCCTATTTTCTGAGAAATAGGCCAAAAACAGAGGCTGTCCCATTGAAGGAAGCTCTTACGCTATGGCAGGCACAGGTTCTTCCTCGCCAGAGAGCTTCCGGCTTTTGATGGTAAGCAGGATGATGAGGCCAATCACAAAGAAGACCAACAAGGTGAGGATGCTGTTGCGCATGGACCCGAAAATCTGCTGCGTCACGCCGAAGGCTAAACTTCCCATGGCCAACCCTACCTTGTCGCAGATGTCATAGAAACTGAAGTAAGAGGCGTGGTCGGTAGTTTCGGGGAGCAATTTGCTGTAGGTAGACCTGGACAGGGACTGAATGCCGCCCATCACCGCGCCCACCACAAAGGCCAACACATAATACTGCGTGCCAGTCGTCACAAAGTACGCGCCTACCGTGATTCCCACCCAAATAATGACCGTGATGGCAATGGCCTTAATGTTCCCAATCCTGCCAGACAGCCATGCAAAGAAATACGCGCCCCCAATGGCTACGGCCTGAATGATGAGCAACACCGTGATTAAGGAAGAATCAGGGAGGTTCAGTTCTTTGGAGCCAAACAGAGAAGCCACATACATAACCGTCTGCACGCCCATATTATAAAAGAAGAAGGCCAGCAAAAACCGCTTCAGCAAAGGAAGGTGCTTTAACTGTCGCACTACCAAACCCAGCTCTTTAAAACCGTTCAGCAAGAAATTACCTTTGCTTTCTCTCTGATAGGGATTGTGAGGCAGGTAGGCAAATGAGTATTGCGCGAAGCCAAACCACCAGAGTCCGGTCATCAGGAAGGAGATTCTAGCGGGCAAGGCAGAGTCCGTAATGCCTATCTTTTCTGGAAATAGCACTAATACCAGGGAAACGATCAGCAGAATCATGCTACCAATGTACCCTAAGGAGAAACCCCGCGCACTAAGCTTATCAAACTGGTCTTCGGTGGCAATCTCTGGCAGGTAAG
The nucleotide sequence above comes from Nibribacter ruber. Encoded proteins:
- a CDS encoding AMP nucleosidase, whose protein sequence is MKTKEEIVENWLPRYTGRPLNEFGEYILLTNFLNYVVMFSEQFGVEMKGQDKPMQTATAENITIINFGMGSAMAATVMDLLSAIKPKAALFLGKCGGLKKAKLGDLILPIAAIRGEGTSNDYLPPEIPALPSFRLQRAVSSMIKKHELDYWTGTVYTTNRRVWEHDEKFKEYLRSIRALGVDMETATIFVVGFINEIPHGALLLVSDNPMTPDGVKTSESDLRVTADYVTKHLQIGIDSLLELRDSGESVKHLRYD
- a CDS encoding amidohydrolase; its protein translation is MTKKISHWGLGVLLCASLLSSCQRNAGDQADLLVYNANVYTVDDQFAKAEAIAVKDGKILAVGTTNDLRKKYKATEEVDAQGKSLYPGFIDAHAHFVGYATNQREADLVGTTSFAEVVQRLQAHRKEYPSSAWLTGRGWDQNDWQVKQFPTKDTLDKLFPDTPVIIERVDGHASLANQKALDLAGITTSTPVQGGKIEQQNGKLTGILVDRAADQVVAKIPTPTVAEYTQVLKEAEQNLFAVGLTSVVDAGLPKSAVNLIDSLQKKNELKIRVYAMLNPSKENRDHYFKSGPYSTDRLTVKAFKVYADGALGSRGACLLHPYTDRPGETGFLLQTVQEYKDLAAEIYKTDFQMNTHAIGDSANRVILQIYGNLLKGKNDRRWRIEHAQVVNPVDVPLFGKYSILPSVQPTHATSDMYWAGERLGMDRLKHAYAFKALLQQNNMIPLGSDFPVEHINPLYGFHAAVARQDAKNYPKGGFQMDNALTREEALRGTTIWAAFANFEEKQKGSLEPGKVADFVILEKDIMTVAPEELRDVKVLSTYVNGEKVYGKK
- a CDS encoding MFS transporter translates to MEKLIKNDPKILRAWCFYDWANSVYSLVITTAIFPIYYVALTKKDNGDQVSFFGWDISASVLYSYALTGAFLIIAFLSPLLTALADSGGNKKSFMRFFAYMGSFACMGLFFFTEQTFSISVLLFMIAAIGYSGSIVFYNAYLPEIATEDQFDKLSARGFSLGYIGSMILLIVSLVLVLFPEKIGITDSALPARISFLMTGLWWFGFAQYSFAYLPHNPYQRESKGNFLLNGFKELGLVVRQLKHLPLLKRFLLAFFFYNMGVQTVMYVASLFGSKELNLPDSSLITVLLIIQAVAIGGAYFFAWLSGRIGNIKAIAITVIIWVGITVGAYFVTTGTQYYVLAFVVGAVMGGIQSLSRSTYSKLLPETTDHASYFSFYDICDKVGLAMGSLAFGVTQQIFGSMRNSILTLLVFFVIGLIILLTIKSRKLSGEEEPVPAIA